From the Syngnathus typhle isolate RoL2023-S1 ecotype Sweden linkage group LG22, RoL_Styp_1.0, whole genome shotgun sequence genome, the window TCACCATGAATCTTCCTGATAGTTGATGAAGGCAATGTAATGAAATGCCCGTCCCTAATTAGAATGAATACATGCCCGCCCCCTTCTAAAAAGGCCTCCGGCTCAGTGTTGTTAGCTCGGGCTTGATCCTGCGATAATGAGTGTCGGGGATTTTCGCCACTGTAATCAAAGGCAAGGCGGGCCGTGGTTGCTCTGTGGCACCAAGCGCATCCCAATCAAGAAACCCAGCAAagctgtttttttctcttttttttccgttcGTTTAAATCTTCTACATCCGCGTGGACTGCCGTGTCTGGATTGACCACAAAGCTGGAGCGCTGGATTATTACAAACGCACGTATCCAATTGAGCGTGCGTGTCGTCGCATGGCGAAATTAACGGGACAAATACGGCGGGTGAAAAACAATGTTGAGGTTTTCGCGCTTAAGATGTTTTCAGTAGCCTCATATGACCCTCCCACGGCGACATGGCAATATTTACGGGTGATTATCTGGCGGGCACATTAGCGGACAGCCTGGGCGAGTATATCAGCATCCGCGCAGGTACTTGGCTTGCATTTTTCACAGCCAGCCTTGactgttgccacggcaaccaaGCTGCATTTATAATTTCCCAGAGAAAACCTTCATTATTGACGACAGGCATAAAACTGAACTGTGATTATTTCccataaatgttttttaatgattGTCTCGTTTTCTGAATGACACAATGTTCTTTAATGAGTATGTTTAACCTGCTAGTTGTAGTGTGCCACTGAACGAGACCAGGGAAAATGTCACGTGTGTgtgagcatctgacagttcctggaCCTTGATCACATCAAGACCTTGTATACGACTTCATGTCGATTACTTCTAGAGTTTGGATTTGAAATGTATGGTTTGTGACATCAGTCCTGGAGTCACTGGACGGACGGGCTCACCTTCGGTGTGCACGGCAGACACGTAGGTCCAGTTGTAGCGCTGCACAATGTCCAGCATAGCTCGGGCCTGGAGCACGTCGGAGGGCACCACCCTCAGGAAGTACTTGAAGAGCGTTTTGTCGCTCAGGTCGATGCTGGTCGCCGAGTAGGCGATCTGCGGGATGTTAAAGAGCTGCAGCAGGTTCTGCACCTGGatggccactgagctggagccCGGCCCGATCACGCCGGCGATGGGCTTCTTGGTGGGCGGCGGCTGGCTGGAGTGGGAGTGACCGTCCACGCACCATTTGGAGCCGCCGTCCTTGTCGTCGCGAATGGAAATGAGCGAGTCACGGATGAACTCGATGCTCTGCTCCAGAGCCACGGAAGAGTGCCAGCAGGAGTCCCGGATCTCGCAGCCCAGGCTGATGTTGGGCAGCAGCTGGTGGTCGGCGTTGATGCGGTCCAGTGTGTGGAACATGGCCTCCACCCGCTGGATGCCGTACTGCTCGCGGACGTCGCCGCACTTGCGCTCGGCCACCTTCTCCGCCGAGGGCTGGTGGTGCACGGAGAAGAGGGCGCCAATGATGACGTCGCCGTCCATGCGGGCCACCGAGCGGGAGATGCCGCGAGGCACGGCGGCCCGCTCGTGGATGCCGGCGGCGTGGCAAGGCGTGAGAAGGCGGGACAGTAAGGTGGGGAGTAGGAGCAGCGCGAGGGGGGCCATCTTTAGCGGGACTGTGCCAAGGGGGGGCACATAGCAGCCGCGGTCACGTCGCCGTTTATCCCAGCCACCTGCGTACGGTGCGCCAGCATCTCGCGTATGCGCATCTAGACAGGAAGTAGAAAGTTGCACAGGTTCGATAACTTGTAGCCTACATTAATAATTAAAGGCGTCTAAATCGAGATTCTAAGATGATTTTCACCATTATCAGACACGAGGTTGTTTGGAATAAAGCATGAAACAAGTCACACTGTGCACCGTGCATTTGGAATGGAAGGCGTGGACTCTTCCATTGAGCCTCAAGGCGCATTCCAGCACTGTGGACAGCACAAGCAGTAAAAGAACGTCCGTGGAATTGTCACGCCGCATCACGTCGGTATCACTAAGCGGCCCTTTCATCCGTGTGCATGTAACCTGAATGCAGTCTAGGTTGAAATGGGACTAAAGGGGGTCTAAACTTACCTGAATCCTCGAGACATGCCGCGTGCCTCCTTCGCTCGTCTTCTTGAGCGCGTGTGGCTCTCGCGCGCTCGTcttctcgcgctctctctctcactccctcCCGCTCTCACACCatagctctctctcttttaacCATCtgcagctctctctctctctctctctcgctctctcattcTCTCACCACGCCAAAGTTTATACCATCGCGCTAGTTTCAGTCTCTTGCACCACGGCGCCcccctctgtctctctcttaACTCTCTCTTACTccctgtttctctctctctctctctctctctctctctctctctctctctctctctctctctctctctctctctctctctctctctctctctctctctctctctctctctctctctctctctctctctctctctctcatcacaTCCATCGGTCTCTCTTTAACACATCACACTCTCCGACCCTCCCTTGCTCTTCCGCAATCTCGCGGTCTCTCTCCATCTGTCTTCTTTCTCCACAGAGGTCTCTCACCCATCTCATTAGCATATCTGCAAGAAAAAGGCGACAATTTTCTAACGTGACAGTTAAGTcaatgtttagttttttttacttCCGACGACGGACAAGAGGCAACCCTTCCAGCAGTTCTGTTGCTTTTATCTCGTGTTTGTTCTTTTAATTTTTCATAAACGATGGCTGCCGTAtaatcacacacagacacacacacacacacacacgtattcaGAAATACGAATGACGTCACCAACAAACAGGGTGATTGACGTGGAGCGTCCTAAGTTTGAATTGAGGGGTTTGAATAGCGACAGCTACTCGGGGACGTCAACTGTGTGTCAGCACCAAGGACAGCGACTGCGGTCTGTTTGTGCCACCCAGGGTTCGTCCATAAAAGCAACGGCGTTGCCAAATCCATACAAATGGCttcctcttttgtttttaaggaggcttgcctgcaaaTATGGCACAACACTGACCTCGCGTGTGCTTTACAGAGCATTACGGTTCACAATGTCGGCGCATTGTTCGAAAAAAATGGCTTCATGCTCTGACAAATATGGCGCCTCAGTTGACGTGTATGTAGTGGACGGAGGCAGTCAGTGTTGCGACCATATCGAGCGTACAACGCAAATATATTCGAACAACAATTTGTCACGGTTGTCATTTATCCCTAACACGCGGATTTGCATCTGCGGTCGAATGTTAGCATAAATGCGACAGTAACGACTGTATTTACGATTTTGCTGGCTATCAGCTGCTAGGCTTAAGCGTCGATCACGTGACCTGCCTGGGTCGagaggaggaagtggaggtacCGATACGTACCGTGTTCATCCTTCATAAACTACCCGCACAGCAGCATTTATTCTTGTCTATTCGAACGCATAGTGTTACAAAGAAAAAGGTGAGAAGCTCCCTGGCTCGTACGTgtagttgttttgttttatttatggaGGAGGTGATAGTGAAACTTCCGACACTGTTATTGTTGTTAGCCAATGTTAGCTTTGCAGTTGTTATGTTAAAAGGAGCCCCCGGCTAAATTAAAGTAATCTTAACAAGTACGGAGTCGAGACTGAACAGGCCGGCAGCACAAGTTGGATGGTACTTGGATTTATGTGGCTGAATTCAAGTGATGCAAAGCCCTTTCCAGCAGTTTGGCTGCAATGGCAAAAGTAGTCAAAAAAAgttgaagtacttttgtacttaAGTAAAGGTTTTCTTAATAGAACCTACATAAATATACAAAGGGCTTTTATAGTTTAgcataatgaaaaaataaaagttttgtgCAGACAAGTGCCTATTTCAAGGGCTTAGTGGGCTCACAGGTTTATAAATTACATACATGGAAAAGTTTTGGAAGATGAAAAGTAGTTATTTTGAAGTTGTTGATTGTCTTTCAGAGCTGTGCATCAGGAATATGGCTTCATTgttcttcctgtgtggagtttttctTTGATGACAGCACAAtatttgaaaatgaatgaacgaatggcGTAACGTTTGCTCTGTCCCACAGGTCCTCAAAATGGCTGAGGAGCACACTCACTGCATGTCCTGTTTCAACCTCAGATGCACGGTCAGACCTCAGCCAGGCATTTCCTGCGAACTCAGCGGCTGCCCTTTAGCGTGCGGCGTGGCCTTTCACTCGTGCAAAGCCGAGGAGCACCACCTCCTGTGCCCGCTGCTGAGGGTGCCGTGCCTGAACAGCGCGTCCGGCTGCCCTGCTGCCGTGGCGCGCAACCAGATGTCGGCGCATTTGGAGGTGTGTCCGGCCGGGGTGGTCTGCTGCACCATGGAGTGGAACCGTTGGCCGGTCAGCTGCACGGACTACTCTTCGTACGAGCGCCTGAGTCGCGGCGTGGGTGAAGCGGAGCAGCTCGACATGGCCCTCGCCCTCCAGGACCAGTGTACTCTACTGGAGTCGCTCAGGTTGATTGCCATCGCACCCGCTATCAAGAGGGACTCCCCCGACCCCGCAAGTAAGCTGGCCAGGGTGACGGCTCTGGGATCGTCTGGGTTGCGAACGGCGAGGGAGCGGATCGCCGGGGGTATTAACGGACTGGACGTGGAGCACTACCCTGAATTATACGAGGCCTCTCTGGAGACGGCGAGGAGCTTAGCCAGCACTTTGGAGCTGCTTAGCGGTGCAAACTCATCTGATAGCCATGTTGAAGGTGTGAGAGCTGAAGCAATGACGCTGGTGAGCAGATTGGACCAACTAGTGCAGCTTCAAAACGGGCGAATCCCGGGTGAGGCTATGGAAGAAACTAGTTCATCAACAAATGGCTGCTTGGAGGACTTGGTTGCTTCTCAGACTTCTTTGCACAAGGTGGCACAGAGTAAGAGAGACAACCTGCTTCGTGGTGCTGATTC encodes:
- the LOC133146232 gene encoding metabotropic glutamate receptor 1-like, whose amino-acid sequence is MAPLALLLLPTLLSRLLTPCHAAGIHERAAVPRGISRSVARMDGDVIIGALFSVHHQPSAEKVAERKCGDVREQYGIQRVEAMFHTLDRINADHQLLPNISLGCEIRDSCWHSSVALEQSIEFIRDSLISIRDDKDGGSKWCVDGHSHSSQPPPTKKPIAGVIGPGSSSVAIQVQNLLQLFNIPQIAYSATSIDLSDKTLFKYFLRVVPSDVLQARAMLDIVQRYNWTYVSAVHTEGNYGESGMEAFKELASQEGLCIAHSDKIYSNAGEKQFDRLLRKLRERLPKARVVVCFCEGMTVRSLLMAMRRLGVYDEFLLIGR